One region of Chaetodon auriga isolate fChaAug3 chromosome 5, fChaAug3.hap1, whole genome shotgun sequence genomic DNA includes:
- the LOC143321154 gene encoding monocarboxylate transporter 13 gives MQSRRAPDGGYGWVVVMSAFFTMGLTAAVLKNFGIFFLDIQNHFGVPTSATSWVTSTTIAVFHLGAPMASVLTLQFSQRVVIIVGGLLAASGMLLTFLDLSLPWLYLTLGVVQGMGISFSWIPATSMVSHYFVRWRPIAYAIASSGECVFAVMFSPLFQWLMELYSWQGALLIIGGLQLNLCVCGALMRPLETVQSPLQETKGDLEGDTALLPPKRKVIFQCSLMRKPELCLYILYGIFAAAGFFIPPLFLVPFASSLGMDQYWPASILSVLALADLAGRLVCGWIANMRLLRNLQLLTMVVTLLGVVLLLLPISHNYWVIVVFTSLYGFLFGCLVAIHITSIVDIVTLEGFDSALGLFMLFRSIGGFIAPPVAGWLVDETNDYSAAFYLSGLCLILSAVFVVLVDWLVQRRKAAEDEAHQAIDHEDWEAGKVNSYFLPLEGTTDSEFLISATESV, from the exons atgcAGTCCAGGAGAGCTCCTGATGGGGGCTACGGCTGGGTGGTGGTCATGTCAGCCTTTTTCACCATGGGCCTCACCGCTGCCGTCCTCAAGAACTTCGGCATCTTCTTCCTGGATATCCAGAACCACTTTGGTGTCCCCACCAGCGCCACCTCATGGGTCACCTCCACTACGATTGCCGTGTTTCACCTTGGAG CTCCAATGGCCAGTGTGCTGACCTTACAGTTTTCTCAGAGAGTGGTCATCATAGTCGGGGGCCTGCTGGCTGCATCGGGGATGTTGCTGACGTTTCTGGACCTCAGTCTGCCTTGGCTCTACCTCACGTTGGGCGTCGTGCAAG GAATGGGCATTTCCTTCTCGTGGATCCCTGCCACCAGCATGGTGAGCCACTACTTTGTGCGGTGGCGTCCCATCGCCTACGCCATCGCCAGCTCAGGAGAGTGCGTTTTCGCCGTCATGTTCAGCCCACTCTTCCAGTGGCTGATGGAGTTGTACAGCTGGCAGGGCGCCTTGCTCATCATCGGAGGCCTTCAGCTCAACCTGTGTGTCTGCGGCGCCCTCATGAGACCCCTGGAGACGGTCCAGAGCCCGCTGCAGGAAACCAAAGGCGATCTAGAAGGCGACACCGCTCTGCTCCCACCAAAGAGGAAGGTTATCTTCCAGTGCTCCCTGATGAGAAAACCTGAACTTTGCCTCTACATCCTGTACGGCATCTTTGCGGCAGCAGGGTTTTTCATCCCGCCCCTCTTTCTGGTGCCCTTCGCCAGCAGTTTGGGGATGGATCAGTACTGGCCAGCCTCGATCCTCTCTGTCCTGGCATTAGCAGACCTGGCGGGGAGGCTGGTCTGTGGGTGGATCGCTAACATGAGGCTGCTGAGgaacctgcagctgctcaccATGGTGGTCACTCTGCTCGGGGTGGTGCTCCTGCTGTTGCCCATCAGCCACAACTACTGGGTCATCGTGGTCTTCACTTCGCTCTACGGCTTCCTGTTCGGCTGCCTGGTCGCCATTCACATCACCTCCATCGTGGACATCGTGACCCTGGAGGGGTTCGACAGCGCACTGGGCCTCTTCATGCTGTTCAGGAGCATCGGTGGCTTCATCGCCCCACCCGTTGCAG GCTGGCTGGTGGACGAGACCAATGACTACAGCGCCGCCTTCTACCTCTCAGGCCTCTGCCTCATTTTGTCAGCGGTGTTTGTCGTCCTGGTCGACTGGCTCGTTCAGAGGAGAAAAGCCGCGGAGGATGAAGCCCATCAGGCGATCGACCACGAGGACTGGGAGGCAGGAAAAGTCAA